The following proteins come from a genomic window of Proteiniphilum propionicum:
- the cas1b gene encoding type I-B CRISPR-associated endonuclease Cas1b, with protein MKKTYYLFNSGRLSRKDNTLKFVTMEEDVNGIPCEEQPRYIPVEAIDQFYVFGSLDANSALYNFLGQNNIALHFFDYYENYTGSFMPRDSLLAGRMILAQTKAFQNKKKRMEIARQFIYGAAFNMQKNLQYYNRRGKDMEDLMELITAHSANIDKANAPDELMGIEGNIRQVYYDAFNLILNDFEMGNRTKQPPRNEVNALISFGNMMCYSECLRAIHQTQLNPTISYLHTPGERRYSLALDIAEVFKPIIVDRVIFKLINKKEIQERHFDKRLNSCLLNPAGKKIFVKAIDDRFNETIKHRSLNRSVSYKHLIKLECYKLAKCLLGIETYRPFKMYW; from the coding sequence ATGAAAAAAACCTACTATCTTTTCAATTCGGGGCGTCTTTCACGGAAAGACAATACTTTGAAGTTTGTTACGATGGAAGAAGATGTAAACGGCATTCCGTGCGAAGAGCAGCCGCGTTATATTCCCGTGGAGGCCATCGATCAGTTCTATGTTTTTGGCTCGTTGGACGCCAATAGTGCGCTCTATAATTTTCTCGGTCAAAATAATATTGCCTTGCACTTTTTCGATTATTACGAAAATTATACCGGTTCGTTTATGCCACGTGATTCGCTGCTTGCCGGACGAATGATTTTGGCACAGACCAAAGCGTTTCAGAATAAAAAGAAGCGTATGGAAATCGCTCGTCAGTTTATTTATGGTGCGGCATTTAATATGCAGAAAAACCTTCAATACTATAACCGGCGGGGCAAGGACATGGAGGATTTGATGGAACTTATTACAGCACATTCAGCAAATATCGATAAAGCTAATGCACCCGATGAACTTATGGGCATTGAAGGGAATATTCGCCAAGTTTATTACGATGCATTCAATCTTATTCTTAACGATTTTGAGATGGGAAATCGTACAAAGCAGCCCCCTCGAAATGAAGTGAATGCTTTGATTTCGTTCGGAAACATGATGTGTTATTCCGAGTGCCTTCGAGCCATTCATCAAACGCAGCTCAATCCCACTATCAGTTATCTGCATACGCCGGGCGAGAGGCGTTATTCGCTAGCGTTGGATATTGCCGAAGTTTTCAAACCCATTATCGTCGATAGAGTCATCTTCAAGCTAATAAACAAGAAAGAGATCCAAGAACGTCACTTCGATAAACGTCTGAACAGTTGCTTGCTGAATCCGGCGGGGAAAAAGATTTTCGTAAAAGCCATAGATGACCGTTTCAACGAAACCATCAAACACCGTTCGCTCAACCGAAGTGTAAGTTACAAGCATCTAATTAAATTGGAGTGCTACAAGCTGGCAAAATGTTTACTGGGAATAGAGACTTATCGACCTTTTAAAATGTATTGGTAA
- the cas2 gene encoding CRISPR-associated endonuclease Cas2 — protein sequence MYVVLVYDCGEKRVGKMLKLCRKYLTWIQNSVFEGEITEVKLKELTLKAEKIMNSEEDSLIIFSSRQEKWLEKQIVGKERGITDNFL from the coding sequence ATGTACGTGGTTTTGGTTTATGACTGCGGCGAAAAGCGTGTGGGAAAGATGTTAAAACTCTGTCGTAAATACTTGACATGGATACAAAATTCGGTATTTGAAGGCGAGATTACTGAAGTCAAATTAAAAGAATTAACTTTGAAAGCTGAAAAAATAATGAATTCCGAAGAAGACAGCCTAATAATTTTTTCAAGCAGGCAGGAAAAATGGCTTGAAAAGCAAATCGTTGGAAAAGAACGTGGTATCACCGATAATTTTCTTTGA